The window GAATTTCTGAAAAAAGGTCTATAATATTATAATATAACGATCTTAAACCATGTTTAATGAAGCCTTCATCACTTGATAGTTTTTGCCCATATACTAATTTATATCCTTTTTCCCATTCCCTAATAAATTCTGGAATGAGTTCTGGTGGATCCTGTAAATCTGCTGCAAGTCCTATGACCACATCTCCCGAAACATGTCCCATTGCATTTCGAGGTGACTTAGTTGGGCCATAATTACGATTGTTTAATATTACTTTAATGCACTTTTCTTTTTCCGCAAGTTGCCTTAAAACTTCTTGAGTCCCATCACTAGATGCATTATCTGCAAATATGATTTCATACTCATAGTGCTCTTTATACATAACAGTTGTAATTCGTTCCACTAATTCTTTAATATTGTCTACTTCATTGTAACAAGCTATTACAAAACTGATTTTTTCCATTCTTTCCCCCTTTTGTAATCTAATAATTTCTTAAACTAACATCCTGATAATCTTTCAAACCTACATTCTCTACATACGGAATCTTTTTATAGGACCAATGAATAGTATGCAAAATATTATCAACAAATTTTTTATTACTAGTTAAAGAAGAAAAGTCATAATCCATATCTGCATAACCAGGTTTCATCTTCTCATACATATGAAAAACACGGCCCATTAAATGTGCATACCCCTCACTTTTTTTCCATTTCTTTTCAACATCCAGAATTTCATCTTTATCCATATGTTTATAATCATTTATTAGATTTTCCACATAAAAATTACGCACTTTCTGATCCGGTGTGATAGATAATAAACTAAGTATATTTAATGGTGGAAGTTCATTTTTTTCCTTAATCCATTTAATACTAAAAAAAGCGTGTAACAAACGAGAAACTTCACGTGCACTTAATACCTTCTCATTTATTTTATTATTTATCAATTTGTCAATTAGATTATAATGATACAGTAATTCATTTTGTAAGTTCATGCATGAGAGCAAATCATGGCTAATTTTCCCCTTCAAACCTAGCGGATCCCAAGCATAAGGAGTCATAAATAACCACATAACATTTCTCCATAAATTATACTTATTCCCTGAATCAATAAAAGGCTCTGCAAGAAAATTAACAAACGCAGTTATTTCCCAGAAAGCAATGCATTCATAGACCTTTTCTGAATCAAATCTTCGTAAACGGATTTTCGATTCATCATGCTGTTCCGACTTATTTATAAATGTTTCATTTCTAATAAAAAGACATTTTACATCATAATCACTATTAATATCTGAGAGACCACAAGAAATACTCCCTACTGTTCCTATATAAAGAACAGTCAACTTTTCTCTGGTTTCAATTTCTTTAATATTTTCAAATAACTCTTTTTGAAAATCTGCACTACCAAAAATCATCTATATCTCCCTTCTGATAAAATACAGTTTCACTACTTTGCCATTATCAATATATTTGCATAGTAAATCGCCTTTTTTCTCTTCATTAGTAATTACCAATGATTCGTCAGAGGTAGCAGACATCAACTCTGTACTAAATTGGTCAATAAGTTGTACATCTGCCTGTTCCTTAACAATCTCTACAAAGGTACACTTATCTAATAAATCATATATGCTGTTTTTTTCGCTCAGGTTTATTGCCACTTTAATAATTCGCTTCTGTAATTTACTTTTTTTACAGAGAAAGCATAAAATATTAACCTGAAATTGTGTATAAAAATTTTTTTCAGTACAAGGGAACTGATAAAAATAAGGGTGGAATACTTTATACGCAATTTCCCGTTCTCCATTACGAATAATTAATTCCTTCAACTTAATATATTCTTCGTTTTGTAGCCATAAAAAGTAATCTGAACTTGCAATACTAAGTGGTATATATCTCCGCCCCTTTGCAGTTAAAAAAGTCGCTCGATGTTTGCCGCTTGTTAAATTAAAGTATCCCTTTTTGTTCCATGTTGCTGTGGGGGCACTTCTTATAAAAAAATCTGGATCTAAATCTAATGCATTACTCATT of the Luxibacter massiliensis genome contains:
- a CDS encoding DNA polymerase beta superfamily protein; amino-acid sequence: MIFGSADFQKELFENIKEIETREKLTVLYIGTVGSISCGLSDINSDYDVKCLFIRNETFINKSEQHDESKIRLRRFDSEKVYECIAFWEITAFVNFLAEPFIDSGNKYNLWRNVMWLFMTPYAWDPLGLKGKISHDLLSCMNLQNELLYHYNLIDKLINNKINEKVLSAREVSRLLHAFFSIKWIKEKNELPPLNILSLLSITPDQKVRNFYVENLINDYKHMDKDEILDVEKKWKKSEGYAHLMGRVFHMYEKMKPGYADMDYDFSSLTSNKKFVDNILHTIHWSYKKIPYVENVGLKDYQDVSLRNY